One Elaeis guineensis isolate ETL-2024a chromosome 10, EG11, whole genome shotgun sequence genomic window carries:
- the LOC105053378 gene encoding protein IQ-DOMAIN 19 isoform X2, with amino-acid sequence MGKAAKWLKSFLTGKREEKKKKGDNLTSPLPTEAQSAPIPVPTPKEKKRWSFRRPAAAGKGLSSPDPTVSAPTNVLPEVEIDQKRHAMAVAVAAAAAADAAMAAAQAAANVMRLTSAATDKNSSNIEEAAAIKIQAAFRSYLARKALCALKGLVKLQALVRGHLVRKQATATLRRMQALVTAQARACAQRIQMVEEYKVISQQQSIYRRSPQHPRSRYSYELDRSAEENAKIVEMDLGESRSTSKSRNSYSITQTETKDHRAFAYYGSARPPLRAEQYQQFSPAPSAITDMSPRAYSGHFEEFSFTTAQSSPQYLSALSASDATQASFDYSFYPNYMANTESSKAKARSQSAPRQRTDTYERQTSRRRPSVEGRNIPRGVRMQRSSSHVGLTANGYQYPWPIKLDRSSMSLKDSECGSTSTVLTNTNYCRSLVGYEVPKNKY; translated from the exons ATGGGGAAGGCAGCAAAATGGCTTAAAAGCTTCTTGACTGGAAAgagggaggagaagaaaaagaaaggcgaTAACTTAACATCTCCATTGCCGACAGAGGCCCAATCAGCTCCAATCCCAGTGCCCAcaccaaaggagaagaagagatggagCTTCCGGAGACCAGCAGCAGCAGGGAAGGGTTTAAGTTCACCAGACCCAACCGTAAGTGCACCTACAAATGTACTGCCAGAGGTTGAGATTGATCAGAAGAGGCATGCAATGGCTGTAGCAGTGGCAGCGGCTGCAGCAGCAGATGCTGCCATGGCTGCTGCACAGGCTGCAGCAAATGTCATGCGTTTAACCTCTGCTGCCACGGATAAAAATTCCAGTAACATTGAGGAGGCTGCTGCAATCAAGATTCAGGCTGCCTTTAGATCTTATCTG GCAAGGAAAGCTTTATGTGCGCTGAAAGGTCTGGTGAAACTGCAAGCATTGGTGAGAGGCCATCTGGTGAGGAAGCAAGCTACTGCTACTCTCCGCCGCATGCAGGCTCTGGTGACCGCTCAAGCTCGAGCATGTGCCCAGAGGATCCAAATGGTTGAAGAGTACAAAGTCATCTCACAACAGCAGTCAATATACAGGAGATCACCACAGCATCCCAGATCTCGGTATTCATAT GAGTTGGATAGAAGTGCAGAGGAGAATGCTAAAATTGTGGAAATGGATCTGGGTGAGTCAAGGAGCACTTCAAAGAGCAGAAACAGTTATTCTATCACACAAACTGAAACAAAAGATCATAGGGCCTTTGCATATTATGGCAGTGCTCGTCCACCTCTCAGGGCAGAACAATACCAACAGTTCTCACCTGCTCCATCAGCTATAACTGATATGAGCCCAAGGGCTTACAGCGGACATTTTGAGGAGTTCTCATTCACCACAGCACAAAGCAGTCCCCAGTACTTATCAGCGTTGTCTGCATCTGATGCAACACAAGCTTCTTTCGACTACTCCTTTTACCCAAATTACATGGCCAACACAGAGTCTTCAAAGGCAAAGGCACGGTCACAGAGTGCACCAAGGCAACGAACTGATACATATGAAAGGCAAACAAGCAGGCGGAGGCCATCAGTGGAAGGAAGAAACATTCCAAGAGGTGTTAGGATGCAACGATCTTCTTCCCACGTGGGTTTGACAGCAAATGGATATCAGTATCCATGGCCAATCAAGCTTGACAGGTCCAGCATGTCCCTCAAAGACAGTGAATGTGGTTCAACAAGCACCGTGCTTACAAATACCAACTATTGCAGATCTTTGGTAGGATATGAG GTTCCCAAAAATAAGTACTGA
- the LOC105053378 gene encoding protein IQ-DOMAIN 19 isoform X1: protein MGKAAKWLKSFLTGKREEKKKKGDNLTSPLPTEAQSAPIPVPTPKEKKRWSFRRPAAAGKGLSSPDPTVSAPTNVLPEVEIDQKRHAMAVAVAAAAAADAAMAAAQAAANVMRLTSAATDKNSSNIEEAAAIKIQAAFRSYLARKALCALKGLVKLQALVRGHLVRKQATATLRRMQALVTAQARACAQRIQMVEEYKVISQQQSIYRRSPQHPRSRYSYELDRSAEENAKIVEMDLGESRSTSKSRNSYSITQTETKDHRAFAYYGSARPPLRAEQYQQFSPAPSAITDMSPRAYSGHFEEFSFTTAQSSPQYLSALSASDATQASFDYSFYPNYMANTESSKAKARSQSAPRQRTDTYERQTSRRRPSVEGRNIPRGVRMQRSSSHVGLTANGYQYPWPIKLDRSSMSLKDSECGSTSTVLTNTNYCRSLEELLTENAMAL from the exons ATGGGGAAGGCAGCAAAATGGCTTAAAAGCTTCTTGACTGGAAAgagggaggagaagaaaaagaaaggcgaTAACTTAACATCTCCATTGCCGACAGAGGCCCAATCAGCTCCAATCCCAGTGCCCAcaccaaaggagaagaagagatggagCTTCCGGAGACCAGCAGCAGCAGGGAAGGGTTTAAGTTCACCAGACCCAACCGTAAGTGCACCTACAAATGTACTGCCAGAGGTTGAGATTGATCAGAAGAGGCATGCAATGGCTGTAGCAGTGGCAGCGGCTGCAGCAGCAGATGCTGCCATGGCTGCTGCACAGGCTGCAGCAAATGTCATGCGTTTAACCTCTGCTGCCACGGATAAAAATTCCAGTAACATTGAGGAGGCTGCTGCAATCAAGATTCAGGCTGCCTTTAGATCTTATCTG GCAAGGAAAGCTTTATGTGCGCTGAAAGGTCTGGTGAAACTGCAAGCATTGGTGAGAGGCCATCTGGTGAGGAAGCAAGCTACTGCTACTCTCCGCCGCATGCAGGCTCTGGTGACCGCTCAAGCTCGAGCATGTGCCCAGAGGATCCAAATGGTTGAAGAGTACAAAGTCATCTCACAACAGCAGTCAATATACAGGAGATCACCACAGCATCCCAGATCTCGGTATTCATAT GAGTTGGATAGAAGTGCAGAGGAGAATGCTAAAATTGTGGAAATGGATCTGGGTGAGTCAAGGAGCACTTCAAAGAGCAGAAACAGTTATTCTATCACACAAACTGAAACAAAAGATCATAGGGCCTTTGCATATTATGGCAGTGCTCGTCCACCTCTCAGGGCAGAACAATACCAACAGTTCTCACCTGCTCCATCAGCTATAACTGATATGAGCCCAAGGGCTTACAGCGGACATTTTGAGGAGTTCTCATTCACCACAGCACAAAGCAGTCCCCAGTACTTATCAGCGTTGTCTGCATCTGATGCAACACAAGCTTCTTTCGACTACTCCTTTTACCCAAATTACATGGCCAACACAGAGTCTTCAAAGGCAAAGGCACGGTCACAGAGTGCACCAAGGCAACGAACTGATACATATGAAAGGCAAACAAGCAGGCGGAGGCCATCAGTGGAAGGAAGAAACATTCCAAGAGGTGTTAGGATGCAACGATCTTCTTCCCACGTGGGTTTGACAGCAAATGGATATCAGTATCCATGGCCAATCAAGCTTGACAGGTCCAGCATGTCCCTCAAAGACAGTGAATGTGGTTCAACAAGCACCGTGCTTACAAATACCAACTATTGCAGATCTTTG GAGGAATTACTGACTGAAAATGCCATGGCTCTATGA